The candidate division KSB1 bacterium DNA window ACTACAGAATTCACGTTTACAGTGCAATAGTTTTTCTGCAGCAATGGCAACAAGTCTCAGCACCGCAAAAATCACACAGGCCACCAGGTCTTCCCTCGTGCTCCTGGTGGGTTGCATGGTTCAAAAATCTTCGCGGTGACAGTGCAGTCCCTTTTTTGATCTATCACGGCTTGGCCGAGGCATTCCTGCAGAGCGCATCCGCAGGATCACAAGATAAAGCCACGGTCAAATCGTGGCGGAACGATTGTGCTTTGCGAAACCCTGCGGCCTCGCGGCCTTGCGTGTTTTGGCTTTTGGATTTTATCGCTTCGCAAAAGTTGGCAGCATTGGACAAGAGGTCTGCACAACATTTTCATCCGGATGGATGCTGCGCACGGCATGGCAAGTTGCTCCAAAAATCATCGCGACGGCGTGGATTCTTTGAGCACGGCGATGCAAAAACACCTGCATATCCTGAATTTTGCACCCAGATTGATCCCTTCCGCGAGAAACGCCACTTTGATCGCGATGCCCAACCACCCAAGGGGTGGTGTATAAAAAAATTTTGCAGGCAAACGGGCTGTTAACTCCAATAAGGCGGCACTTCACACAAGCCATTTTTTCCGGGCAACGGAAAATTCAGGCAACACAACAGTGATTCCGCCCTCAGTGTCAGGATCAAACACAAACACTCCGCCCACGAAAGCAGAAATCCCACGGGAAAAGCCATTTCGTGGGAGTTCATTTTCGTGGGAGAGAAGCCGTACTGCCTTTGGCAAATGGGCGAATTTTCGAAGTCAGGACCGCTCGACATTCGAAAAAAGTCTTGCCTGACTTCGAACGGAGTAACAGTTGGCGCTTTGTGAACACGGCATTTCTTCCGGTGAACAGCAAGCCGGTATGCGAAATTCACATATATAATGAAGCCTCGTATCCTCGCTTTGGGAGTGAGCTCGCAAAGCCGGCAGCACTGGAGAATTCATCCGGGAAAGCGATCAGGCCGCGAAAGTTTTGCAGCGCAGGCCTCCTGCCCGGTTGGTTGGCAGAAAGGGCATCTGCGTCGCCAATTGTCTGTCCCGAAACAATACCGCCCGGGCGGTCTCTCTGGTTCTGTACGGACAAGAGTAGGGGTGTGATCTGCGCGAAGGAGATGGCTGTGGCGAGGTTTTACAGGCAGCCTCGCGCGTGCGCTTCAGGGATGCAGCGTGGTGGTGTGTGTGCGGCCGTCCCGCCAATATTCGCACGGCAACGGCGCCTGGGATGTCTCATGACGGGCCAGTGCAGTAAGGAAATCTGCAACGGTGCGCACCGGCTGCTGATCGATTCGTCGCAAGATGTCGCCGGCCGTGAGCCCGCCGCGTTCCGCCGGGCTGCCGGCCGTGACATCGGCAATCAAAATGCCCTCACGTTCGCCAAAAAAGTCAGCGAGCGCCGGCGTCAATTCCTGCACCGACAGGCCCCATTTTTCCGCAGCGGGATGCGAGATGGCCACGCCGGTGTCCTCCTCCTCTTCCTCTTCGAGCTGGTGATCGAGCAGCAGATCCGCCATGGCATAAACCGGTGCCCCAACACGCAGCGAGAGTGCAATGGCATCGCTGGGGCGGGCATCGATGCGGTGCGTCTTGCCGCCGCTCTGCAGCACGATCTCGGCAAAGTATGTTCCCTCCTTCAAGTCGGTGATGGTGATGCGCTCCACCCGAATGGCGAGGGACTTGAAGATGTTGGCCATCAAATCATGGGTCATGGGCCGCGGCGTGGTAACATGCTGATGGCCGAGATGAATGGCGAGCGCCTGATCGCCACCCACCGACAGCGGCAGAATGCGAGCGCCCTGCTCCTCCTGCAGAATCAGAATCATCTCGCCAGATTCCATGCTGCCCCGAATCGACTTGACTTTCATCAGGACAGCCTGGCGTTGCTCGTGCGGGGTGCAAAAGCTGTACAACAGCAGCAAAGCCACCCCCGCACCCGCACCTAGAACTCGCAACGAAGATTTCATGATTTGACCTCAGGTGTGACCGACGACGGCGCAATATCTCGAAAATGAACATGGGAGTCAACAGGATTTTCCCGGCGCCGGCATTGCGGAGAAACGCCGGCAGAATTTGCCTGCAAACGCTTTGACTTTCTCTCGCTGCCTGTTTATATTGCGCCCGCCTTTTGTTGAGAAATCGCCAGCGCCAGCCTGACTCTCCGGAGCGGCGGTCCGCAGGCTGCCGGGGCCGTCCCCGCGCCGGAGGCGGCGCATTCATGCCCTGAGTTCGGTTCATTCACATGACCGCATCGCTTCCCTTCATCAAATATTCTGCCACCGGCAACGATTTCATCCTGATCGACAATCGCGCCTCCCGGCTGCAGCCGCCGGAGCAGGAATTGTTTCAACGGATGTGCCGGCGCCACACCGGCATCGGTGCCGACGGCATTCTATTGCTGGAAAATCCCCGCCTGCCGGATTGCGCTTTTACCATGCGCTACTTCAACCGCGACGGCCGCGAATCCGAAATGTGCGGCAATGGGGCGCGCGCCTGTGCTTATCACGCCTGTCGGCATGGCCTTGCCCCGGCCGATCTGCAATTCGAGGTCAGCGGCGCCCGCTATCGCGCCACGGTGGAGGGCGAACGGGTGCATTTGCACATGCCGGCGCCGCGCGATCTCCGCCTGCAGGTCGGCGCGCTGGCCGGCATGGCGGGCGTGGCACGGGCACAGTGTCACGAGGGCGGGTTCGTCAATACCGGCGTGCCCCATTACGTCGTGTTCGTCGCACAGGTCGATCAGATCCCCGTGCACGAGTGGGGTCCGGTGTTGCGCCACCATCCGCTGTTTGCGCCGGCGGGCACCAATGTCAATTTCGTGGAAGTGTGCGCGCCCAATCAACTCAGGCTGCGCACCTATGAGCGGGGCGTGGAAGAGGAAACCCTGGCCTGTGGAACCGGCGCCGTGGCTGCCGCGTGGCTTGCCCATCGCGTGCGCGGCGCCACCCTTCCGGTCACATTGCAGGTGCGCGGCGGCGAGCTCGAGGTTGATTTCGAACCGGGGACGCACCGCCCGCGGTTGACCGGCCGGGTGGAAATGGTTTTCGCGGGCGAGTTCATCCGATGAATCTCAAACTCA harbors:
- a CDS encoding DUF151 domain-containing protein, whose protein sequence is MKSSLRVLGAGAGVALLLLYSFCTPHEQRQAVLMKVKSIRGSMESGEMILILQEEQGARILPLSVGGDQALAIHLGHQHVTTPRPMTHDLMANIFKSLAIRVERITITDLKEGTYFAEIVLQSGGKTHRIDARPSDAIALSLRVGAPVYAMADLLLDHQLEEEEEEDTGVAISHPAAEKWGLSVQELTPALADFFGEREGILIADVTAGSPAERGGLTAGDILRRIDQQPVRTVADFLTALARHETSQAPLPCEYWRDGRTHTTTLHP
- the dapF gene encoding diaminopimelate epimerase, which translates into the protein MTASLPFIKYSATGNDFILIDNRASRLQPPEQELFQRMCRRHTGIGADGILLLENPRLPDCAFTMRYFNRDGRESEMCGNGARACAYHACRHGLAPADLQFEVSGARYRATVEGERVHLHMPAPRDLRLQVGALAGMAGVARAQCHEGGFVNTGVPHYVVFVAQVDQIPVHEWGPVLRHHPLFAPAGTNVNFVEVCAPNQLRLRTYERGVEEETLACGTGAVAAAWLAHRVRGATLPVTLQVRGGELEVDFEPGTHRPRLTGRVEMVFAGEFIR